A stretch of the Psychroserpens sp. Hel_I_66 genome encodes the following:
- a CDS encoding DUF2911 domain-containing protein translates to MKKLLLVFAVFALSFTTYAQIDTPAPSPFTKIEQKVGLTDVTLEYSRPNMRDREVFGNLVPYGKLWRLGANANTKITFSDDVMVGGNTLKAGSYAIYATPNEKTWDITFYSDTSNWGTPEEWDDSKVAAKVSADVVKLPMDIETLSIGFDDLTSGSAHLGFMWEDVYTAVKIEVPTDKKVSAAIESAMSGPSAGDYYASAVYYSQEGKDLEKAKMWMEKAMEMTENPRFWQLRQQSLIYAKAGDKKKAIEAAKKSLEGAKEAKNDDYVKMNMDSLKEWGAM, encoded by the coding sequence ACACCAGCACCAAGCCCTTTTACTAAAATAGAACAAAAGGTAGGACTTACAGATGTGACTTTAGAATACAGCAGACCAAACATGAGAGATCGCGAGGTTTTTGGGAACTTAGTACCTTACGGAAAATTGTGGAGATTAGGAGCTAATGCCAATACAAAAATCACATTTAGTGACGATGTTATGGTTGGAGGTAACACATTAAAAGCAGGATCTTATGCTATTTATGCAACTCCAAACGAAAAAACTTGGGATATTACATTTTATTCAGATACATCAAATTGGGGAACTCCAGAAGAGTGGGACGACTCTAAGGTTGCAGCAAAAGTAAGTGCAGACGTGGTTAAGTTACCAATGGATATTGAAACATTGAGTATTGGTTTTGATGATCTAACAAGTGGATCTGCTCACCTTGGTTTTATGTGGGAAGATGTATACACAGCTGTAAAAATTGAAGTTCCAACAGATAAAAAAGTATCGGCAGCCATTGAGAGTGCTATGAGTGGTCCTTCTGCAGGAGATTACTATGCATCTGCTGTTTACTATTCTCAAGAAGGTAAAGATCTTGAAAAGGCTAAAATGTGGATGGAGAAAGCAATGGAAATGACTGAAAACCCACGTTTCTGGCAATTAAGACAACAATCTTTGATCTATGCTAAAGCTGGAGATAAGAAAAAAGCTATTGAAGCTGCTAAGAAATCTTTAGAAGGAGCAAAAGAAGCTAAAAATGATGATTACGTTAAAATGAATATGGACTCTCTTAAAGAATGGGGAGCAATGTAA
- a CDS encoding Gfo/Idh/MocA family protein, whose translation MRTINWGIIGLGKIANKFAQDLLKAENAKLYAVASRNLEKAIDFAKKYDVNHAYGDYQTLAEDPNIDAIYIATPHSFHNEHTILCLNHKKAVLCEKPFAINLSEVDEMIATAKAKNTLLMEAMWTYFLPHYQFALRQLKDETFGKILKIEADFGFKPEFDMSSRVFKKSLGGGSLLDIGIYPIFAALSTLGEPNHIESKATFFENDVDSSCLMIFSYDNNVKAHLKSTLLEKTSTEAIYYCERGTIKINSRFHEPSTVTLISEEKEETVEFDHSSIGYYYEIVHFNQLIRDGQTESDVMTFDFSRKLISLLDTVRLQIGLDYK comes from the coding sequence ATGAGAACTATAAATTGGGGAATTATCGGTTTAGGTAAAATTGCGAATAAATTTGCTCAAGATTTACTTAAAGCAGAAAACGCAAAGCTTTATGCAGTAGCCTCCAGAAATCTAGAAAAAGCCATTGATTTTGCTAAGAAATATGATGTAAATCATGCTTATGGTGATTACCAAACATTAGCAGAAGACCCTAATATAGATGCAATTTATATTGCGACACCTCACTCATTTCATAATGAGCATACTATTTTATGCCTAAACCATAAAAAAGCTGTGCTCTGTGAAAAACCTTTTGCAATCAATTTAAGTGAAGTTGATGAAATGATCGCAACAGCAAAGGCAAAAAACACTTTGCTAATGGAAGCTATGTGGACTTACTTTTTGCCACATTATCAATTTGCACTTAGACAACTTAAAGACGAAACCTTTGGGAAAATCTTGAAAATCGAGGCAGATTTCGGTTTTAAGCCTGAATTTGATATGAGTTCGAGAGTATTTAAAAAATCACTTGGAGGCGGAAGTTTACTCGACATAGGCATCTACCCTATTTTTGCTGCACTATCAACTTTAGGAGAGCCTAATCATATAGAATCTAAAGCCACTTTTTTTGAAAATGATGTGGATTCTTCTTGTTTGATGATTTTTTCTTACGATAATAATGTAAAAGCCCATTTAAAAAGTACACTTCTGGAAAAAACTTCAACTGAAGCTATTTATTATTGTGAGCGTGGCACTATAAAAATAAATTCTAGATTTCACGAGCCATCCACTGTAACGCTCATTTCCGAAGAAAAAGAAGAAACAGTAGAGTTTGATCATTCAAGCATAGGTTACTATTATGAGATTGTTCATTTTAATCAGCTCATTAGGGACGGTCAAACCGAAAGTGATGTAATGACATTTGATTTTAGCAGAAAATTAATTAGTCTTTTGGATACCGTGAGACTTCAAATTGGTCTCGATTACAAATAA
- a CDS encoding sodium:solute symporter yields the protein MQILDWVVLISTLLIIVIYGTYRSRGSKNVQDYLKGGNTSKWWTIGLSVMATQASAITFLSTPGQAFNDGMGFVQLYFGLPIAMVVICMVFIPLYHRLKVYTAYEFLENRFDLKTRTLTAILFLIQRGLAAGITIFAPAIILSAVLGWNLLFLNIIIGTLVIIYTVSGGTKAVNVTQKHQMILIFTGLIITFFLIIDKLPADITFSKALDIAGASGKMEVLDFSFDLNNRYTIWSGIIGGTFLMLSYFGTDQSQVQRYLSGKSLKEMQIGMIFNGLLKVPMQFFILLIGVMVFVFYQFNETPLNFNPAATEVVLSSKYADEYQAIQEKQNDVFLKKKDAINEYSNASGKVNPQIIAQYNTESDALRAEARTLIEKAGDSQNIKVESNDKDYVFLNFILNNLPRGLIGLLLAVILSAAMSSTSSELNALASTTTMDLYKRNTSEKSETEMVKTSKWFTLGWGVMAIGVACVANLAENLIQLVNIIGSIFYGNVLGIFLLAFFFKFVKANAVFIAALITQVLIIGLFLLNQYEIINLPFLWLNFVGCFLVIIIAMLIDFGKIPKNYKLILAGLISVLVFFGYLILNNTPA from the coding sequence ATGCAAATATTAGATTGGGTTGTACTTATTAGTACACTATTGATTATTGTTATCTACGGAACGTACCGCTCTCGAGGCAGCAAAAATGTACAGGACTATTTAAAAGGCGGTAATACCTCAAAATGGTGGACTATCGGTCTATCGGTCATGGCAACACAAGCCAGCGCTATTACCTTTTTATCAACACCAGGACAAGCCTTTAACGATGGGATGGGATTTGTTCAACTGTATTTTGGACTACCCATAGCGATGGTCGTGATTTGCATGGTTTTCATTCCATTGTACCATCGCCTTAAAGTATATACCGCTTACGAATTCCTTGAAAATAGATTTGATTTAAAAACAAGAACGCTTACCGCAATTCTCTTTTTAATCCAACGCGGTTTGGCTGCAGGAATAACCATTTTTGCACCAGCCATCATTTTGTCGGCAGTGTTAGGATGGAATTTATTATTTCTGAATATAATCATCGGAACTCTTGTGATAATCTATACTGTTTCTGGAGGCACAAAAGCAGTAAATGTTACTCAAAAGCACCAAATGATTTTAATTTTTACAGGATTGATTATTACGTTTTTTTTGATAATCGATAAACTCCCAGCAGATATTACATTTTCGAAAGCACTTGATATTGCTGGTGCCAGCGGAAAAATGGAAGTCTTGGATTTCTCATTTGATCTCAATAATCGCTATACCATTTGGAGTGGAATTATTGGTGGTACATTTTTGATGCTCTCGTATTTTGGAACAGATCAAAGCCAAGTACAGCGTTATCTTTCAGGTAAATCATTGAAAGAAATGCAAATTGGTATGATTTTTAATGGGCTTTTAAAAGTGCCAATGCAATTTTTTATATTACTAATAGGTGTTATGGTTTTTGTGTTTTATCAGTTTAATGAAACACCTTTAAATTTTAATCCTGCTGCAACAGAAGTTGTTCTAAGTTCTAAATATGCAGATGAGTATCAAGCCATACAGGAAAAACAGAATGATGTTTTCTTAAAAAAGAAAGATGCAATAAACGAATACTCCAATGCAAGCGGTAAAGTAAATCCTCAAATAATAGCACAATATAATACCGAAAGTGATGCCTTGAGAGCAGAAGCCAGAACTTTAATAGAAAAAGCTGGAGACTCCCAAAACATTAAAGTAGAAAGCAACGATAAAGATTATGTCTTTTTAAATTTCATTTTAAACAATTTACCGCGAGGTTTAATCGGGTTATTATTAGCAGTAATTTTGAGTGCAGCCATGTCAAGTACATCCAGCGAGTTAAATGCTCTAGCAAGTACGACCACTATGGATTTGTACAAACGTAATACTTCAGAAAAGTCTGAAACCGAGATGGTAAAAACATCAAAATGGTTTACTCTAGGCTGGGGAGTTATGGCCATTGGAGTCGCCTGTGTTGCCAATCTTGCAGAAAATTTGATTCAGCTAGTAAACATTATTGGTTCTATTTTCTACGGAAACGTGCTCGGTATTTTTCTCCTGGCATTCTTTTTTAAATTCGTAAAAGCAAACGCTGTATTTATTGCTGCGTTAATCACTCAAGTTTTAATTATTGGTTTATTTTTATTAAACCAATATGAAATCATAAATCTGCCTTTTTTATGGCTAAACTTCGTAGGTTGCTTTTTAGTTATAATTATTGCTATGCTTATTGATTTTGGGAAAATCCCAAAAAACTACAAACTCATTTTGGCTGGACTCATATCTGTATTGGTATTTTTCGGCTATTTAATTCTTAACAATACTCCTGCATGA
- a CDS encoding PIG-L family deacetylase, translating into MQKKLRYVFLFFFTTSLLLAQQPKRPTASEIHESIKKLNFLGSVLYVAAHPDDENTRLISYMSNEVKARTAYLSLTRGDGGQNLVGPEIRELLGVIRTQELLAARRTDGGEQLFTRANDFGYSKHPDETLAIWNKDEVLSDVVLAIRKFQPDVIINRFDHRSPGSTHGHHTSSAMLSVEAFDLVGDKSAYSNQLKTVDTWQPQRLFFNTSWWFYGSQENFDKADKTNLLDIDTGVYFPSSGLSNPEIAALSRSQHKSQGFGSTGSRGTQIEYIELIKGDLPTDKSNIFDGIDTSWNRIEGGKAIGDILYSVQKNYDFRNPSASLPELMRAYKAIQDLKNDHWKTVKTSEIKDIIAACAGLYLEATANTNHATAGSTVDLNIEVINRSDSNITLSSITNPNGIKIEKNLKLDNNTDFDFKETLKISDNEQVSTPYWLTKNGTLGMYKVEDKSLIGKPETPQNLNITFHLNIENVVIPFTRPIVYKTNDPVKGEVYKPFEIIPEVSAKISEKVIILDSDQQRDIEVLVQAGRDNIDGYVEIAHPNDWSVFPEKQKVNIDVKGQAKRLIFTVVPPKNQSEGLLTPMVHIGDKVYTKELIEMDYDHIPYQTVLLPSESKIVRLDIEKRGQLIGYIEGAGDVVPESLKQIGYEVAILKPEDISAENLKRFDAVVVGIRAYNTVEDLKFKQQLLFDYVAQGGNMIVQYNTSRGLKFDNIAPYDLKLSRDRVTDENADVRLLATTHEVLNFPNKITEKDFEGWTQERGLYFPDEWSSEFTSILSMNDVGETPKTGSLLVARHGEGYYVYTGLSFFREFPAGVSGAYRLFANMLSLGKNDLNQPEQIKN; encoded by the coding sequence ATGCAAAAAAAATTACGCTACGTATTTCTATTCTTTTTCACAACTTCTTTACTTCTAGCCCAACAACCCAAAAGGCCAACAGCTTCAGAGATTCATGAATCCATAAAAAAGCTTAATTTTTTAGGATCGGTTTTGTATGTTGCTGCGCATCCAGATGATGAAAATACAAGATTGATTTCATATATGTCCAATGAAGTAAAGGCAAGAACTGCCTACCTCTCATTGACTCGTGGTGATGGCGGACAAAACCTCGTTGGTCCAGAAATTAGAGAATTATTGGGCGTGATTAGAACCCAGGAGTTATTAGCTGCTCGTCGTACCGATGGTGGTGAACAACTGTTTACCAGAGCGAATGATTTTGGCTACTCCAAACATCCAGACGAAACCTTAGCCATTTGGAATAAAGATGAAGTGTTAAGTGATGTGGTTTTGGCAATTAGAAAATTTCAGCCTGATGTCATTATCAACCGTTTTGATCATAGAAGTCCAGGAAGCACACATGGTCACCATACAAGTTCTGCGATGTTGAGTGTTGAAGCTTTTGACTTGGTTGGTGATAAAAGCGCTTATTCCAATCAATTAAAAACAGTGGACACCTGGCAACCACAGCGCTTATTTTTTAATACGTCTTGGTGGTTCTACGGAAGTCAGGAAAACTTCGATAAAGCCGATAAAACGAATTTATTAGATATTGATACTGGCGTTTACTTCCCAAGCAGCGGTTTGAGTAATCCTGAAATTGCAGCATTAAGCAGAAGTCAACATAAATCACAAGGTTTCGGAAGCACAGGAAGTCGAGGTACGCAAATTGAATACATAGAACTTATAAAAGGAGATTTACCAACAGATAAATCAAATATTTTTGATGGCATTGATACGTCTTGGAATCGTATAGAAGGCGGAAAAGCCATTGGAGACATTCTTTACTCAGTTCAAAAAAATTATGATTTTAGAAATCCTTCAGCTTCATTGCCAGAATTGATGAGAGCTTACAAAGCCATTCAAGATTTAAAAAATGACCATTGGAAAACCGTAAAAACGAGTGAGATTAAAGATATTATCGCAGCATGCGCAGGGTTATATCTAGAAGCTACTGCAAATACAAACCATGCAACAGCAGGCTCTACGGTAGATTTGAATATTGAAGTCATTAATCGTAGTGATTCAAACATCACTTTATCGAGCATCACTAATCCTAATGGAATAAAAATTGAAAAGAATCTCAAATTAGATAATAATACCGATTTTGATTTCAAGGAGACTTTAAAAATAAGTGACAATGAGCAAGTCTCAACTCCATATTGGCTAACAAAAAACGGAACGCTCGGTATGTATAAAGTGGAAGACAAATCTCTAATTGGAAAACCAGAAACTCCTCAAAATCTTAACATCACATTCCATTTAAATATTGAAAATGTAGTGATTCCTTTTACAAGACCTATTGTTTACAAAACTAATGATCCCGTAAAAGGTGAGGTTTACAAACCTTTTGAAATTATTCCTGAGGTGTCTGCAAAAATTTCAGAGAAAGTTATCATTTTAGATTCCGATCAGCAACGAGATATTGAGGTTTTAGTGCAAGCAGGTCGTGATAATATTGATGGTTACGTAGAAATTGCACATCCAAATGACTGGAGCGTCTTTCCTGAAAAACAAAAAGTAAACATCGATGTTAAGGGTCAAGCCAAACGCTTAATCTTTACTGTTGTACCACCAAAAAACCAAAGTGAAGGCTTACTCACGCCTATGGTTCATATCGGCGATAAGGTTTACACCAAAGAGTTGATTGAGATGGATTACGATCATATCCCATACCAAACGGTGCTATTACCTAGCGAAAGTAAAATTGTTCGTTTAGATATTGAAAAACGCGGACAACTTATCGGTTACATTGAAGGTGCTGGAGATGTTGTGCCTGAGAGCTTAAAACAAATTGGTTACGAGGTTGCCATTTTAAAACCAGAAGATATTTCCGCAGAAAATTTAAAAAGATTTGATGCAGTAGTCGTGGGAATTAGAGCTTACAACACAGTTGAAGATCTCAAATTCAAACAACAATTATTATTCGATTACGTCGCTCAAGGCGGAAATATGATCGTACAATATAATACCAGTAGAGGTTTAAAATTCGATAATATCGCACCTTACGATTTAAAATTATCGCGTGATCGCGTGACTGATGAAAATGCAGATGTTAGACTTTTGGCGACAACTCATGAAGTTTTAAATTTCCCGAATAAAATAACAGAAAAAGATTTTGAAGGTTGGACACAAGAGCGTGGTTTGTATTTTCCTGATGAGTGGTCGAGTGAGTTTACATCAATCCTATCTATGAATGATGTGGGAGAAACGCCAAAAACCGGAAGTTTACTAGTCGCAAGACATGGAGAAGGTTATTACGTATATACTGGTTTGAGTTTCTTTAGGGAGTTTCCTGCTGGAGTTTCGGGAGCGTATCGCTTGTTTGCCAATATGTTGTCACTTGGAAAAAACGATTTGAACCAACCAGAACAAATTAAAAATTAA
- a CDS encoding alpha/beta hydrolase produces MTVTEYEPIIEVIEEAYEIPQLQATRKISALLPHDYHSTSKLYPVLYLQDGQNLFNPLAPYGDWAIDKSMTKLAEEGLGDIIIIAIDHGEQERINEYLPYYHPRFGEGKGNFYIQFMIERLIPYINKRYRTLTDFENTGIGGSSMGGLISLHAGLQNPGVFGKMMIFSPSLWISKTIFNQTKSFKPLEKSRIYLYSGGKESKEHLPNSKRLGSIITEKMVKGYNIDFHFSINEHGSHAEMHWREEFPHAIKWLFFNS; encoded by the coding sequence ATGACAGTGACGGAGTACGAACCAATTATAGAGGTTATAGAAGAAGCCTACGAGATCCCACAACTTCAGGCAACGCGAAAGATCTCGGCATTATTGCCACACGATTACCATAGTACCAGCAAACTTTACCCTGTATTATACCTTCAAGATGGTCAAAATTTGTTCAATCCATTAGCGCCTTATGGTGACTGGGCTATTGATAAATCTATGACTAAATTGGCGGAAGAAGGCCTTGGAGACATCATCATCATAGCTATAGACCATGGCGAACAGGAGCGTATCAATGAATACTTGCCTTATTACCATCCGCGTTTTGGAGAAGGAAAAGGTAATTTCTACATTCAGTTTATGATTGAAAGATTGATCCCTTACATCAATAAACGTTATAGAACATTGACCGATTTTGAAAACACAGGAATTGGTGGTAGCTCAATGGGTGGATTGATTAGTTTACATGCAGGACTTCAAAATCCAGGAGTTTTTGGAAAAATGATGATATTTTCACCAAGCTTGTGGATTTCTAAAACAATTTTCAACCAAACAAAAAGCTTTAAGCCTCTTGAGAAATCAAGAATTTATTTATATTCTGGAGGAAAGGAAAGCAAAGAGCACTTGCCAAACTCAAAACGATTGGGAAGTATCATTACCGAAAAAATGGTAAAAGGTTATAATATCGATTTCCATTTTTCTATCAATGAGCACGGTAGCCATGCAGAAATGCATTGGCGTGAAGAGTTCCCACATGCCATAAAATGGTTATTTTTTAATTCATAA
- a CDS encoding leucyl aminopeptidase family protein, translating into MIYKHTKTLDTSKDFILPCKKNDVDGIKHLLTIENPDFDGSFSTYQLLYGKNGNRIYLLGLGEEKEASKLEETFRKLAFETQKYWNKTIQVYAEDLSEEHIKKSVIGLEMAQYQIGEFKSKKEKEDKKTVSFSSPKSINKVLEEGLYTGETINKIKALVDAPPNIKTPEYLGDWAKKSASEANYKCTVLKHAELKKQGFEAVLSVGKGSVNKPVVIITEYTPKKTKKVDIALVGKGITFDSGGLSIKPSTNLHYMKSDMGGAAVVLGVVELVAKLKLDINIVGIVCSAENAVDAESYRPGDVINSYSGKTIEIIDTDAEGRLVLADGLSYAVKHIKPEYLIDLATLTGSVVRTLGYEAAGMFTHNQDMASTMSNIGYKVHERVWQLPMFEEYKSDLHSDIADLRNFSGKPLTGATNAAQFLESFTEDHKNWMHLDIAGVSFGSSPYAKMKSASGYGIQLITEFVKEKASK; encoded by the coding sequence ATGATCTATAAACACACAAAAACACTAGACACATCAAAAGATTTTATTTTACCATGTAAAAAAAATGATGTTGATGGGATAAAACACTTATTAACCATAGAAAACCCAGATTTTGATGGTAGTTTTTCCACCTATCAATTACTCTACGGAAAAAATGGAAACCGCATTTATCTTTTAGGATTAGGAGAAGAAAAAGAGGCATCTAAGCTAGAAGAGACCTTTAGAAAATTAGCTTTTGAAACCCAGAAATACTGGAATAAGACGATACAGGTTTATGCGGAAGATCTTTCCGAAGAACATATAAAAAAATCAGTTATTGGGTTAGAAATGGCACAATACCAAATAGGAGAGTTTAAATCCAAAAAAGAAAAAGAAGATAAAAAGACAGTATCATTTTCATCACCAAAATCTATTAACAAGGTATTGGAAGAGGGATTGTACACTGGTGAAACCATCAACAAAATAAAAGCGTTGGTAGATGCACCACCAAATATAAAAACACCAGAATATTTAGGCGATTGGGCAAAAAAATCGGCAAGTGAGGCCAACTATAAGTGCACTGTTTTAAAACATGCTGAACTTAAAAAGCAAGGTTTTGAAGCGGTACTTTCTGTTGGAAAAGGAAGTGTGAATAAACCTGTTGTGATCATCACAGAATATACGCCTAAAAAAACCAAAAAAGTTGATATCGCTCTCGTCGGAAAAGGGATTACTTTCGATTCTGGCGGATTATCAATCAAACCATCAACCAATCTACACTATATGAAAAGTGATATGGGTGGCGCAGCAGTTGTGCTTGGTGTTGTGGAGCTGGTCGCAAAATTAAAATTGGATATCAATATTGTTGGGATCGTTTGTTCCGCAGAAAATGCTGTGGATGCAGAGAGTTACCGACCTGGTGATGTCATCAATTCCTACTCAGGTAAAACCATAGAAATTATTGATACAGATGCTGAAGGTCGTTTGGTTTTGGCAGATGGCCTAAGCTATGCAGTGAAACATATAAAACCAGAATATCTTATAGATTTAGCAACCTTAACCGGTAGCGTTGTGAGAACTTTAGGGTATGAAGCTGCTGGGATGTTCACACATAATCAAGACATGGCGAGCACAATGTCTAATATTGGCTATAAAGTTCACGAACGTGTTTGGCAATTGCCAATGTTTGAAGAGTATAAAAGTGATTTGCATAGTGATATTGCAGATTTAAGAAATTTTAGCGGTAAGCCATTAACAGGAGCCACAAACGCAGCTCAATTTTTAGAATCATTTACCGAAGACCATAAAAATTGGATGCACTTGGATATTGCAGGTGTTTCCTTCGGAAGCTCTCCTTACGCCAAAATGAAAAGTGCATCGGGTTACGGAATTCAATTAATTACAGAATTCGTTAAAGAAAAAGCTTCAAAATAA